The following coding sequences lie in one Oncorhynchus kisutch isolate 150728-3 linkage group LG17, Okis_V2, whole genome shotgun sequence genomic window:
- the gdf6b gene encoding growth/differentiation factor 6-B, with amino-acid sequence MDFYQITTFYAVLTCVWDLPCFQSFTIFLPSASKSSKVPKVFDGREAKYFKDIYSSSSSSSNERYYKGGFKDSVEPHDYMLSIYKTFSTAEKLGLNASFFRSSKAANTIASFVDIGQDDLPLSPLRRQQYLFDVSTLSDRAEVLGAELRIYTKVSGNFRMSEMEPVDIQLLSCRTQQLLDSRTLDLQESHRPRWEVLDVWEIFKDRDHLTQGSQFCLEVKAMLDNTERELDLHHLGFHRNGRSQQKKAILVVFTRSKKRQTLFSERREGRTLIGHGEKGKERGPRSNSKASRRRRTAILKNRHGKRHGKKSKSRCSKKPLHVNFRELGWDDWIIAPLDYEAYHCEGVCDFPLRSHLEPTNHAIIQTLMNSMNPSNMPPSCCAPSKLSPISILYIDSGNNVVYKQYEDMVVESCGCR; translated from the exons ATGGATTTCTATCAAATAACCACATTTTACGCGGTCCTCACATGTGTATGGGATTTACCATGTTTTCAATCATTTACTATTTTCCTTCCGTCTGCCTCAAAGAGCAGCAAGGTCCCGAAAGTATTTGATGGACGAGAGGCAAAATATTTCAAAGATATctactcatcatcatcatcatcatcaaatgAGCGGTATTACAAGGGTGGGTTCAAAGATTCAGTTGAACCACACGACTACATGCTTTCAATTTACAAGACTTTCTCTACAGCCGAAAAATTGGGGCTGAACGCAAGTTTCTTTCGGTCGTCAAAAGCAGCTAACACTATAGCAAGTTTTGTGGACATCGGACAAG ATGACCTCCCACTCTCCCCTTTGCGAAGACAGCAGTATCTGTTTGACGTCTCAACCCTCTCAGACAGAGCCGAGGTGCTGGGGGCTGAGTTGAGGATATACACCAAAGTGTCTGGGAATTTCAGGATGTCGGAAATGGAGCCAGTGGACATTCAGCTACTCTCCTGCCGCACTCAGCAGCTGCTGGATTCCAGAACGTTGGATCTTCAGGAGTCCCATCGGCCCAGATGGGAGGTGCTGGATGTGTGGGAAATATTTAAGGACAGGGATCACCTCACACAGGGGAGCCAGTTCTGTCTGGAGGTCAAGGCCATGCTGGACAACACTGAGAGGGAGCTTGACTTGCATCATCTGGGCTTTCACAGAAATGGTCGCTCACAACAAAAGAAGGCCATTTTAGTGGTCTTCACCAGGTCCAAGAAGAGACAGACCCTTTTCAgtgaaaggagagaaggaaggacatTGATTGGCCATGGGgaaaaggggaaagagaggggccCTCGTTCTAATTCCAAAGCCAGCCGGAGACGCAGGACGGCGATATTGAAGAATCGCCATGGGAAGAGGCATGGCAAAAAGTCAAAATCGAGATGCAGCAAGAAGCCGTTGCATGTGAACTTCAGAGAGCTGGGCTGGGACGATTGGATCATCGCTCCTCTGGATTACGAGGCGTACCACTGTGAGGGCGTGTGTGACTTTCCTCTGAGGTCACATCTAGAGCCCACAAACCATGCCATCATACAGACCCTTATGAATTCTATGAACCCCAGCAACATGCCTCCTAGCTGCTGTGCCCCGTCCAAACTCAGCCCTATCAGTATTCTCTACATCGACTCAGGAAATAATGTGGTGTATAAGCAGTATGAGGATATGGTGGTTGAGTCTTGTGGTTGTAGGTAA